In the genome of Pseudoglutamicibacter cumminsii, one region contains:
- a CDS encoding cytochrome c oxidase subunit 3: MTTATSSLSKQGQAIPRRPNMVAVGTIVWLSSELMFFAALFAMYFTLKATRPDVWAADTQHLAFPLALINSTILVLSSFTCQIGVNKVEAHGKPAVPRRTGGIFEISKWGLAEWFILSFLMGAIFVAVQSFEYAELVQAGVTFSSSAFGSAFFITTGFHGLHVIGGLIAFLIVIGRTYMARNFGAHEASSAMVVSYYWHFVDVVWVALFIIIYILK, encoded by the coding sequence GTGACCACTGCGACTTCATCACTCAGCAAGCAGGGGCAGGCCATTCCTCGCCGCCCCAACATGGTGGCCGTCGGAACCATCGTTTGGCTGTCGTCCGAACTGATGTTCTTCGCGGCTCTCTTTGCCATGTATTTCACCCTCAAGGCCACAAGGCCAGACGTCTGGGCTGCGGATACCCAGCACCTGGCCTTCCCTCTTGCCTTGATTAACTCGACGATCCTCGTGCTTTCGTCGTTCACGTGCCAGATTGGTGTGAACAAGGTTGAAGCACACGGTAAGCCTGCGGTTCCGCGGCGTACCGGTGGAATCTTCGAGATCAGCAAGTGGGGGCTGGCGGAATGGTTCATCCTGTCGTTCCTGATGGGTGCCATCTTCGTTGCCGTGCAGTCCTTCGAGTACGCCGAACTTGTACAGGCAGGCGTGACGTTCTCGTCGTCGGCCTTCGGCTCCGCCTTCTTCATCACCACGGGCTTCCACGGCCTTCACGTGATCGGCGGTTTGATTGCCTTCCTGATCGTCATTGGACGTACCTACATGGCACGCAACTTCGGTGCCCATGAAGCGTCCTCTGCCATGGTCGTCTCCTACTACTGGCACTTTGTCGACGTAGTGTGGGTGGCCCTGTTCATCATCATCTACATCCTGAAGTAG